Proteins co-encoded in one Oreochromis aureus strain Israel breed Guangdong linkage group 3, ZZ_aureus, whole genome shotgun sequence genomic window:
- the LOC120438876 gene encoding tripartite motif-containing protein 16-like, which yields MAQKGVQLDRETFSCSICLDLLKDPVTTTCGHSYCRNCIKSFWDEEDRKGIHSCPQCRKTFIPRPVLEKNIMLAALVEQLKKTGLQAAPADLCYAGHEDVACDVCTGRKLKAIKSCLFCLASYCEKHLQPHYDAAPLKKHKLVDPSKKLQENICSRHDEVMKIFCRTDQQSICYLCTMDEHKGHETVPAAAERTEKQKELEVRRLNIQQRIQEREKDVKLLQQEVEAINGSADKAVEDSEKMFTELIRLIQKRSSDVKQQVRSQQETEVSRVKELQEKLEQEIAELKRKDGELEQFSHTEDHNQFLHNYPSLSALSESTHSSSINIRPLRYFEDVTAAVSETRDKLQDLLREEWTNISLTVTEVDVLLSPPEPKTRAGFLKYSHEITLDPNTANRYLLLSEGNRKVTLMKQTQSYSDHPDRFTYYYQVLSRESLTGRCYWEVEWRGGGVIIAVAYKNISRAGSVNECGFGSNDKSWALYWYTDNYKFRHNCVQTVLSGPRSSRVGVYLDHNAGILSFYSVSETMTLLHRVQTTFTQPLYAGLRFWLDGATAELIKVK from the coding sequence agaggacaggaagggaatccacagctgccctcagtgcaggaagactttcataccgaggcctgtcctggagaaaaacatcatgttagcagctttagtggagcagctgaagaagactggactccaagctgctccagctgatcTCTGCTATGCTGGACAtgaagatgtggcctgtgatgtctgcactgggaggaagctgaaagcCATCAAGTCCTGTTTATTCTGTCTGGcctcttactgtgagaaacacctccaacctcactatgatgcagctccattaaagaaacacaagctggtggacccctccaagaagctccaggagaacatctgctctcgtcatgatgaggtgatgaagattttctgtcgtactgatcagcagagtatctgttatctctgcacaatggatgaacataaaggccatgaaacagtcccagctgcagcagaaaggactgagaagcagaaggagctcgaggtgagacgactaaacatccagcagagaatccaggagcgagagaaagatgtgaagctgcttcaacaggaggtggaggccatcaatggctctgctgataaagcagtggaggacagtgagaagatgttcactgagctgatccgtctcatccagaaaagaagctctgatgtgaagcagcaggtcagatcccagcaggaaactgaagtgagtcgagtcaaagagcttcaggagaagctggagcaggagatcgctgagctgaagaggaaagacggcgagctggagcagttttcacacacagaggatcacaaccagtttctacacaactacccctcactgtcagcactcagtgagtctacacactcatccagcatcaatattcgtcctctgaggtactttgaggatgtgacagcagctgtgtcagagaccagagataaactacaggaccttctgagagaggaatggacaaacatctcactgacagtcactgaagtggatgttttactgtcaccaccagagccaaagaccagagctggattcttaaaatattcacatgaaatcacactggatccaaacacagcaaacagatATCTGTTATTATCTGAGGGGAACAGAAAAGTAACACTTATGAAACAAACTCAGTCTtattctgatcatccagacagattcactTATTATTATCAggtcctgagtagagagagtctgactggacgttgttactgggaggtggagtggagaggaggaggagttatTATAGCAGTTGCATACAAGAATATCAGCAGAGCAGGGAGTGTAAATGAATGTGGTTTTGGATCGAATGACAAATCTTGGGCATTATATTGGTACACAGACAATTATAAATTTCGGCACAACTGTGTCCAAACTGTCCTCTCAGGTCCTCGgtcctccagagtaggagtgtacctggatcacaatgcaggtattctgtctttctacagcgtctctgaaaccatgactctcctccacagagtccagaccacattcactcagccgctctatgctggacttCGGTTTTGGTTAGATGGAGCTACTGCAGAGTTGATTAAAGTCAAATAG